A region from the Gossypium hirsutum isolate 1008001.06 chromosome A08, Gossypium_hirsutum_v2.1, whole genome shotgun sequence genome encodes:
- the LOC107953169 gene encoding VQ motif-containing protein 20: MNPTQFHDQHRHAKKESTSNIGNGGICPPPLKVSKDSHLIKKSSSSSSSSSAASSLGVSGTVKPQQQRHPVIIYTHSPKVIHTHPKDFMALVQKLTGLSRNEDGHQNHNNHAPHQPKAETGAASVEEDSKRINNDDNESSSVITDENCEGQVNSCFVPPLFDPPAAPFLNIPVFTPNSTDFLCVNHQPFYNYTDSLFFTPNMRSSISSSSGLEGMNEFRDY; the protein is encoded by the coding sequence ATGAACCCAACGCAATTTCATGATCAACATCGTCATGCAAAGAAAGAGAGCACGTCCAACATCGGGAATGGTGGCATTTGTCCCCCACCCTTGAAAGTTAGCAAAGACTCTCATTTGATCAAGAAATCATCATCCTCTTCGTCGTCGTCGTCGGCAGCCTCCTCCCTTGGCGTCAGCGGCACCGTGAAGCCGCAACAGCAGCGTCACCCTGTCATTATCTACACACACTCTCCCAAAGTCATCCACACACACCCTAAAGATTTCATGGCGTTGGTGCAGAAACTCACAGGGCTTTCACGCAATGAAGATGGTCATCAAAATCATAATAATCATGCGCCTCATCAACCCAAAGCGGAGACTGGTGCCGCTTCCGTAGAGGAAGACAGCAAGAGGATCAACAATGATGACAACGAATCATCATCAGTAATAACAGATGAAAACTGTGAAGGGCAAGTAAATTCTTGTTTTGTCCCACCTTTGTTTGATCCACCAGCAGCTCCATTTCTAAATATTCCAGTTTTTACGCCAAATTCTACGGATTTTCTTTGCGTCAATCATCAGCCTTTCTATAATTACACTGATTCATTGTTTTTCACACCAAACATGAGAAGCTCTATTTCATCATCTTCAGGGTTGGAGGGGATGAATGAATTTCGTGATTACTAA